A single genomic interval of Rhizobium binae harbors:
- a CDS encoding carbon-nitrogen hydrolase family protein, with the protein MGNMKFWAAAAHIAPVYLDPGASAEKACSVIAEAVRNGASLVVFSESFLPGFPVWAALYPPIQSHQHFKRFLRASVYIDGPEIERVRKAASDNGVFVSIGFSERNPASVGGLWNSNILISDTGQILIHHRKLVATFFEKLVWDPGDGAGLVVASTRIGRIGGLICGENTNPLARYSLMTQGEQVHISSYPPIWPTRVPTESDNYDNRAANRIRASAHCFEAKCFGIIVAGHLDEVARKSIALDDPAIEAIIDASPRATSFFLGPTGAATGDEMTDEGIGYAQIDLDDCVEPKRFHDVVAGYNRFDIFDVTVNRMRRNPIRFLEGRAEDALTSPEAVAMPE; encoded by the coding sequence ATGGGAAACATGAAATTCTGGGCCGCGGCTGCTCATATTGCCCCCGTCTATCTCGATCCTGGAGCGAGCGCTGAAAAAGCTTGCTCAGTGATAGCAGAGGCTGTCCGAAACGGCGCATCGCTCGTGGTATTTTCGGAGAGCTTTCTTCCCGGTTTCCCCGTCTGGGCAGCACTTTACCCGCCCATTCAATCGCACCAACATTTCAAACGCTTCTTGAGAGCTTCGGTGTACATAGACGGCCCGGAAATTGAGCGTGTGCGAAAGGCAGCCTCCGATAACGGTGTTTTCGTTTCAATCGGTTTTTCCGAGCGCAACCCGGCAAGTGTCGGAGGGTTGTGGAATAGTAATATCTTGATTTCCGATACCGGACAAATTCTGATCCACCATCGAAAACTGGTCGCGACCTTCTTTGAAAAACTGGTCTGGGATCCAGGCGATGGCGCAGGATTGGTCGTTGCAAGCACGAGGATTGGTCGTATTGGCGGTCTGATTTGCGGAGAGAATACCAATCCGCTCGCGCGCTACAGTCTGATGACGCAGGGCGAGCAAGTCCACATCAGCAGCTATCCGCCGATCTGGCCCACTCGCGTCCCGACAGAAAGCGACAACTACGACAACCGAGCGGCCAACCGCATTCGTGCCTCGGCGCATTGCTTCGAGGCCAAGTGCTTCGGGATCATCGTGGCGGGGCACCTGGACGAAGTCGCACGCAAATCCATTGCTTTGGATGATCCTGCGATCGAAGCGATCATAGATGCCAGTCCGCGGGCCACTAGCTTTTTCCTAGGGCCGACTGGAGCGGCAACTGGTGACGAAATGACCGACGAAGGTATCGGCTATGCCCAAATCGATCTCGACGACTGTGTTGAGCCGAAACGATTTCACGACGTCGTTGCTGGTTACAACCGATTCGATATTTTCGACGTCACCGTGAATCGGATGCGTCGAAACCCAATCAGATTTTTGGAAGGCCGCGCTGAGGACGCTCTAACGAGCCCTGAGGCCGTGGCCATGCCGGAGTAG
- a CDS encoding sugar-binding transcriptional regulator, which yields MTKLTRMPPTSLLDAESLRLKAAFLYYNQKLTQNEVAAKLGVSRSTIVKLLDEALKRGEIQIWVKQAASELELASELEAALNLDEVIVTPPAKDVDGTARAVGQALGQFLSDTIPNNATIGVGWGRTLSAALSSFRPLRREGVKIVSLLGGTVEAQHENPIDFTWQLANQLGAQCFLLMAPLLVDSPDTKERLIEKCGLNRIMKLSADLDIALVSVGDIGTHSTSLSVASLAPEELETLIGKGAMCDVLCNFLDRDGRTVDHPVNDRVMSVDLDTVRRARHVVIASGGEQRAAAILAAIRRIGCNTLVTDESAARQMLSLLRSPRVD from the coding sequence ATGACAAAACTGACAAGGATGCCCCCCACCAGCTTGCTGGACGCTGAAAGCCTCAGGTTGAAGGCAGCTTTTCTTTATTACAATCAGAAACTTACCCAAAACGAAGTCGCCGCAAAACTGGGGGTCAGCCGCAGCACAATCGTTAAGCTCCTCGATGAGGCGCTGAAGCGGGGCGAAATCCAGATTTGGGTGAAGCAGGCCGCAAGCGAGTTGGAGCTGGCATCTGAGCTGGAAGCCGCGCTCAATCTCGACGAAGTGATCGTCACGCCGCCGGCGAAAGATGTCGACGGAACGGCCCGGGCCGTTGGGCAAGCGCTGGGTCAGTTTCTTTCCGACACCATTCCCAACAACGCGACGATCGGGGTTGGCTGGGGACGAACACTCAGTGCCGCGCTTTCGAGTTTTCGCCCGCTGCGGCGCGAAGGGGTAAAAATTGTGTCTCTGCTTGGAGGTACAGTGGAAGCCCAGCATGAAAACCCGATCGATTTTACCTGGCAGCTCGCCAATCAACTCGGGGCGCAATGTTTTCTTTTGATGGCGCCGCTGCTGGTTGACTCTCCCGACACCAAAGAACGCCTAATCGAAAAGTGCGGCTTGAATCGGATCATGAAGCTGTCCGCCGATCTGGACATTGCACTGGTGAGCGTCGGCGATATCGGCACCCATTCAACATCGCTGTCGGTCGCATCTCTTGCGCCAGAGGAGTTGGAGACGCTCATCGGCAAGGGAGCAATGTGCGATGTTCTGTGCAATTTTCTTGATCGAGACGGCCGCACGGTGGACCATCCGGTAAACGATCGGGTGATGTCAGTCGATCTCGATACAGTGAGACGCGCGCGGCACGTGGTTATCGCATCGGGGGGAGAACAACGAGCCGCCGCAATCTTGGCAGCTATCAGGCGAATCGGCTGCAATACTTTGGTGACTGATGAAAGCGCTGCGCGTCAGATGCTCAGCTTGCTCAGAAGTCCAAGGGTTGATTGA
- a CDS encoding alpha-ketoacid dehydrogenase subunit alpha/beta: MPKEIHIDPRTFKVRSTLKAPSIPIHAYDENIEAERARYGDEGLLQILRDMIIIREFETILASLKGKGAYCGIEFNYKGPAHLSIGQEAAAVGAAASLEPHDHIFGSHRSHGEFIAKGLSAIRKLPDDALRLIMESHERGTLLRTVETSLQGPKTSETAENFLLLGLLSEIFMRSTGFNRGMGGSMHAFFPPFGTYPNNAIVGASAGIATGAALRKKLAGASGITVANAGDGSTGCGPVWEAMNFAAMAQFETLWADAFKGGLPVLFFFTNNFYAMGGQTIGETMGWDRLSRIGLAVNQQAIHAETVDGTNPLAVADAVARKRELLVQGRGPALLDVECYRSSGHSTTDINSYRTKDEMQAWEQHDPIILFSNRLQEAGIVTAGQVAELREQTTDRMRSITAIAVDPALTPPVDIHADPTLIGKLMFSNTNIELPSQEVSLLKPVDEVSRIRQDAKKSRYGFAEDGAKLSPMRAITLRDALFESVLHHMTHDGSLVAYGEECREWGGAFGVYRGLAEILPHDRLFNSPISEAAIVATAVGFALEGGRALVELMYGDFLGRAGDEVFNQMAKWQSMSGGELKVPVVLRCSIGSKYGAQHSQDWTALCAHIPGLKVVYPATPYDAKGLLASALSGNDPVVFFESQRLYDTVEEFRNEGVPTGYYQLPIGEPDCKRAGEDVTILTVGPSLYSALAAAEELESTFGISVEVIDARSLVPFNYEPVLASIRKTGRIVLVSEASERGSFLMTLAANITRFGYETLHAAPRVIGSPNWIVPGAEMESTYFPQKDDIIDVITSELFPGQRSNRRSIRDWDDRELARLGL, encoded by the coding sequence ATGCCCAAGGAAATCCACATCGACCCTAGGACCTTCAAGGTGCGCAGTACGCTGAAAGCACCCTCAATTCCTATCCACGCGTACGATGAGAATATCGAGGCGGAACGTGCCCGGTATGGCGACGAAGGATTGCTGCAAATTCTGCGCGATATGATTATCATACGCGAATTTGAGACGATTTTGGCTTCGCTAAAGGGAAAGGGAGCATATTGCGGCATTGAGTTTAACTACAAAGGGCCGGCTCACCTTTCGATCGGGCAAGAGGCTGCTGCCGTCGGAGCGGCAGCCTCACTCGAGCCGCATGACCATATTTTCGGAAGTCATCGCAGCCATGGCGAGTTCATCGCGAAGGGCCTTTCTGCGATCCGAAAGCTCCCGGATGATGCCTTGCGTCTGATTATGGAGAGCCATGAGCGTGGTACGCTTCTCAGGACCGTGGAGACCTCTCTGCAGGGTCCGAAAACAAGCGAGACCGCGGAGAATTTTCTACTGCTCGGCCTGCTTTCAGAGATCTTCATGCGCTCAACCGGTTTCAACCGAGGCATGGGCGGGTCGATGCATGCCTTCTTCCCGCCTTTTGGGACTTATCCGAACAATGCAATTGTCGGCGCATCCGCCGGAATAGCCACGGGGGCCGCATTGCGAAAGAAGCTTGCGGGGGCCAGCGGCATCACTGTGGCCAACGCGGGCGATGGCTCTACTGGCTGCGGGCCCGTCTGGGAAGCTATGAATTTCGCCGCTATGGCACAATTCGAGACGCTGTGGGCAGATGCTTTCAAAGGAGGTTTGCCGGTCCTGTTTTTCTTCACCAACAACTTTTATGCGATGGGCGGTCAGACCATCGGTGAAACAATGGGATGGGACCGCCTGTCTCGCATAGGGCTGGCGGTCAACCAGCAAGCCATACACGCGGAAACCGTCGACGGAACAAATCCGCTCGCCGTTGCTGACGCCGTCGCACGCAAGCGCGAGCTTTTGGTTCAAGGCCGCGGGCCCGCCTTGCTGGACGTCGAATGTTACCGCAGCTCGGGTCATTCAACGACAGATATCAACTCATATCGGACGAAGGACGAGATGCAGGCGTGGGAACAGCACGATCCTATCATTCTGTTCTCCAATCGCCTTCAGGAGGCCGGGATTGTGACCGCTGGCCAGGTCGCCGAACTGCGCGAACAGACAACGGATCGCATGCGCTCGATTACTGCGATCGCGGTCGATCCGGCACTTACTCCTCCCGTTGATATTCATGCAGATCCAACGCTGATCGGCAAGCTCATGTTCTCGAACACCAACATAGAGCTGCCCTCGCAAGAAGTTTCGCTCCTCAAGCCTGTCGACGAGGTGAGCCGGATCCGTCAGGACGCGAAGAAAAGTCGATACGGCTTTGCCGAGGACGGAGCCAAGCTGTCACCCATGCGGGCTATCACATTGCGTGACGCGTTGTTCGAGTCCGTCTTGCACCACATGACGCACGACGGCAGTCTTGTCGCCTATGGGGAAGAATGCCGGGAATGGGGTGGCGCATTCGGCGTTTACCGGGGGCTTGCCGAAATCCTACCGCATGATCGGTTGTTCAATTCACCGATCTCCGAAGCTGCGATCGTTGCGACGGCGGTCGGCTTTGCGCTCGAGGGCGGCCGCGCGCTGGTGGAACTGATGTATGGCGACTTTCTAGGCCGGGCGGGCGACGAAGTCTTCAATCAGATGGCAAAATGGCAATCGATGTCCGGAGGTGAGCTGAAGGTTCCCGTCGTTTTGCGTTGCTCGATCGGTTCGAAGTACGGCGCCCAGCATAGTCAAGACTGGACGGCATTATGCGCCCATATTCCAGGCCTCAAAGTTGTATATCCGGCAACGCCGTATGATGCGAAAGGCCTGTTGGCTTCCGCATTGTCAGGCAACGATCCGGTGGTTTTCTTTGAAAGCCAGCGCCTCTACGACACCGTGGAAGAGTTCCGCAATGAAGGCGTGCCGACCGGCTACTACCAACTTCCCATTGGTGAACCCGATTGTAAGCGCGCTGGAGAAGACGTCACAATTCTGACGGTGGGACCTTCGCTTTACTCCGCGCTCGCTGCTGCTGAAGAACTCGAAAGCACCTTCGGCATCTCGGTCGAAGTGATTGATGCGCGTTCGCTTGTTCCATTTAACTATGAACCCGTGCTTGCCTCGATAAGGAAAACCGGACGCATCGTACTGGTATCGGAGGCCTCGGAGCGCGGCAGCTTCCTGATGACGCTCGCCGCAAACATTACGCGATTCGGCTATGAAACTCTTCACGCCGCGCCTCGTGTAATCGGCTCTCCGAATTGGATCGTGCCCGGCGCTGAGATGGAATCAACCTACTTTCCCCAGAAAGATGACATCATTGATGTCATCACCAGCGAGTTGTTTCCAGGCCAGCGCAGCAACCGCCGCAGCATACGTGACTGGGACGATCGGGAACTTGCCCGTCTCGGTCTGTGA
- a CDS encoding carbohydrate kinase family protein, protein MIVVCGDALIDFLPVALPEGGSGYIPVCGGSCCNIATAIGRLGGKVGFMGGLSEDFFGAMLVQQFNEAGIDLRYATRLPFDTTLAFVRLGDDEPEYAFYDSGSAARHWTLKGAPSLGTEVDVLHIGSVTLIHPPVSSACESLFENEQGKRVLSIDPNCRPGLAQDPEAYRQRLNRLCGMADIVKLSVTDLGFMQPGVGPHSAAESWLSNRAKIVLVSRGAGGATVYLAGGRVVEVPARPARVVDTVGAGDALIAGFLTHLQQSGDLHRDSIGALTGDRARKALEFAAHVASLACEHRGSDPPWRREIIVAGYDESSQM, encoded by the coding sequence ATGATCGTTGTCTGCGGTGATGCCTTGATTGACTTCTTGCCGGTCGCGCTCCCGGAAGGTGGCAGTGGCTACATCCCTGTCTGTGGTGGATCCTGCTGCAACATCGCGACTGCGATTGGCAGGTTAGGCGGGAAAGTCGGATTCATGGGAGGGCTGTCCGAGGATTTTTTTGGCGCCATGCTGGTTCAGCAATTCAACGAAGCGGGGATTGATCTTCGCTATGCAACCCGCCTGCCTTTCGACACGACGTTGGCTTTTGTGCGTCTGGGCGACGACGAGCCTGAGTACGCGTTCTATGACAGCGGCAGTGCGGCACGGCACTGGACGCTGAAAGGGGCACCATCTTTGGGCACCGAGGTTGACGTCCTGCACATCGGTTCGGTCACGTTGATTCACCCCCCTGTCTCGAGCGCTTGCGAGTCGCTGTTCGAGAACGAACAGGGTAAGCGCGTGCTCTCAATCGATCCAAACTGCCGGCCCGGTCTGGCGCAGGATCCAGAGGCATATCGCCAGCGTCTCAATCGCCTCTGCGGTATGGCTGATATCGTAAAGCTGTCGGTGACGGATCTCGGATTCATGCAGCCGGGTGTTGGGCCGCATTCAGCAGCGGAGAGTTGGCTTTCAAACCGGGCCAAGATCGTCCTCGTCAGCCGGGGTGCGGGCGGCGCAACGGTTTATCTTGCGGGTGGCAGAGTCGTTGAAGTTCCAGCACGCCCTGCAAGGGTTGTTGATACCGTTGGAGCCGGAGACGCACTCATTGCAGGCTTTCTCACCCATCTCCAGCAGAGCGGCGACTTGCATCGCGATAGCATCGGTGCCTTGACGGGTGACCGGGCTCGCAAAGCTCTCGAGTTTGCCGCACATGTTGCAAGTCTTGCCTGCGAGCACCGCGGAAGTGACCCGCCGTGGCGCAGAGAAATCATCGTGGCTGGATACGACGAGAGCAGTCAAATGTGA
- a CDS encoding alpha/beta fold hydrolase → MSWIANQDALMQSFAVFSCDLPAHGGQPPGRNGMKISEMADELIDALARQNDRFVVVGHSLGGAIAIELAARRPDLVAGLGLIAPAGLGKEVGREFLSELPELSELGSALALLQRLVSRPRLITPPIAQRLLDHLERPGIRAALRALASELSHVETSIEPHVASIAVSRVPRIVIWGEEDTINPIDRPRLSRFNAQVLTLPDTGHLPHVEASRAVSRHLCEFLKSAVLELGG, encoded by the coding sequence ATGAGCTGGATAGCCAATCAGGACGCGCTCATGCAGTCGTTTGCGGTTTTTAGCTGCGACCTGCCTGCGCATGGCGGTCAACCGCCTGGCAGGAATGGCATGAAAATCTCGGAGATGGCCGATGAACTGATTGACGCACTCGCGCGACAGAACGATCGCTTTGTAGTGGTGGGGCATTCACTGGGCGGCGCAATCGCCATCGAACTGGCAGCCCGCCGACCGGATTTGGTCGCCGGCCTTGGCCTGATCGCACCGGCTGGTCTGGGCAAAGAGGTGGGTCGAGAATTTCTGAGCGAACTGCCTGAACTTAGCGAGTTGGGCTCTGCGTTGGCGCTACTTCAGCGTTTGGTCTCGCGCCCGCGCCTGATAACGCCACCGATCGCTCAACGGCTCCTCGATCACCTGGAACGACCGGGCATTCGTGCCGCTCTTAGAGCCCTGGCTTCGGAGTTAAGCCATGTCGAGACCTCGATTGAACCCCATGTGGCCTCCATAGCCGTCAGCAGAGTTCCGCGGATCGTCATTTGGGGAGAGGAAGACACGATAAATCCGATCGACCGTCCGAGACTGTCGAGGTTCAACGCTCAAGTGCTGACTCTGCCGGATACCGGGCATCTTCCTCACGTTGAGGCAAGCAGAGCCGTAAGCCGGCATCTTTGTGAATTTCTGAAGAGTGCCGTATTGGAATTGGGGGGATGA
- a CDS encoding lipoyl domain-containing protein encodes MDIPIIMPNLGNEIDEAQIDEWFKTEGDMVTEGEQLVLITTPKVTMEIEAPATGILKKILIPADELAAVGSTLGIIET; translated from the coding sequence ATGGATATCCCGATCATCATGCCGAATCTCGGAAACGAAATCGACGAGGCCCAGATCGACGAGTGGTTCAAGACGGAAGGCGACATGGTCACCGAAGGTGAACAACTCGTCCTGATCACGACACCCAAGGTCACCATGGAAATCGAAGCCCCAGCGACAGGCATTCTGAAGAAAATCCTGATTCCCGCAGACGAGCTTGCGGCAGTGGGCTCCACGCTTGGGATCATCGAGACATGA
- the istA gene encoding IS21 family transposase encodes MRRVREILRYRAEQGLGHKSIAVRVGAAPSTVRETLRRATAAGLSWPLDDEVSDAVLEAALYKAAGTKTGHRRAPEPNWAEVHRELKRKHVTLQILWDEYIGRYPDGYRYSRYCDLYRGWALKLPVTMRQEHASGDKLFVDYAGDTVTVVVDRLSGKTRQAHLFVAVLGASSLSFAQARWTETLPDWIECHVQALEFFGGSPALLVPDNAKVAIIKACHFDPQVNRTYCAMAAHYGSAVLPTRPRRPRDKAKVEAAVRIVERWLLGRLRHRVFYSLAEVNAAIMELLHDLNDIRVLRRVNCTRRQLFEELDRPALRPLPVERYVFAEWRIRRAGLDYHVEIERHYYSVPYRFAREQVEARITANTIEIFHKGERIAAHRRSSGNGKHTTIPDHMPSAHRRFADWTIERIRREASAMGPDVDLLCERILADRPHPEQGFRACLGIIRLNKSFGRDRVNAACARALEIGARTYGSVRSILDNRLDRTASSNGAASHEPIHHENIRGPRYYH; translated from the coding sequence ATGCGGCGTGTCCGCGAGATACTGAGATATCGGGCCGAGCAAGGACTGGGCCACAAATCGATTGCGGTTCGGGTCGGGGCAGCTCCGTCGACGGTGCGCGAGACCCTGCGGCGTGCGACGGCTGCGGGGCTTTCATGGCCGTTGGATGACGAGGTGAGCGATGCCGTCCTGGAGGCGGCGCTCTACAAGGCGGCCGGGACAAAGACGGGTCATCGCCGGGCCCCGGAGCCGAACTGGGCCGAGGTCCATCGCGAGCTCAAGCGCAAGCACGTGACGCTGCAAATCCTCTGGGACGAATATATCGGCCGTTATCCGGATGGCTATCGCTACAGCCGGTATTGTGACCTTTACCGTGGCTGGGCACTGAAACTGCCGGTGACGATGCGGCAGGAGCATGCGAGCGGCGACAAGCTGTTCGTCGATTATGCCGGCGACACGGTGACGGTCGTCGTTGATCGGCTGTCGGGCAAGACGCGGCAGGCGCACTTGTTCGTGGCGGTCCTGGGAGCGTCCAGCCTTTCGTTCGCGCAGGCGCGCTGGACAGAGACACTACCCGACTGGATCGAATGCCATGTTCAGGCGCTGGAGTTCTTCGGCGGTTCGCCGGCGCTTCTTGTGCCCGACAATGCCAAGGTGGCGATCATCAAGGCGTGCCACTTCGATCCCCAGGTCAACAGGACCTATTGCGCCATGGCGGCGCACTATGGGAGCGCGGTCCTTCCGACACGACCGCGGCGGCCGCGCGACAAGGCGAAAGTGGAAGCTGCGGTTCGTATCGTCGAGCGCTGGCTGTTGGGCCGGCTGCGCCATCGCGTCTTCTACAGTCTCGCCGAGGTCAATGCAGCGATCATGGAGTTGCTCCATGACCTCAACGACATCAGGGTCTTGCGTCGGGTCAATTGCACGCGGCGTCAATTATTCGAGGAACTCGATCGTCCGGCTTTACGGCCATTGCCTGTCGAGCGCTATGTCTTCGCCGAATGGCGTATCCGGCGCGCTGGACTGGATTACCACGTCGAGATCGAACGGCATTATTACTCCGTTCCCTATCGCTTTGCCCGCGAGCAGGTAGAGGCACGCATCACCGCCAATACGATCGAGATATTCCATAAGGGCGAGCGGATTGCCGCGCACCGCCGCTCGAGCGGCAACGGCAAGCACACGACCATCCCCGATCATATGCCCTCGGCGCATCGTCGGTTCGCCGACTGGACGATCGAACGCATTCGACGCGAAGCCTCAGCCATGGGGCCGGATGTCGACCTGTTGTGCGAGCGCATCCTTGCCGACCGGCCCCATCCAGAGCAGGGCTTTCGCGCCTGCCTCGGGATTATCCGCCTTAACAAGAGCTTCGGCCGCGACAGAGTCAATGCCGCTTGCGCCCGAGCGCTGGAGATCGGGGCCCGGACCTATGGCTCGGTGCGCTCCATCCTCGACAATCGCCTCGACCGCACGGCGAGCTCGAATGGAGCCGCCTCGCACGAACCGATCCACCACGAGAACATCCGCGGACCTCGCTATTACCACTAA
- a CDS encoding molybdopterin-dependent oxidoreductase — MARTGMHMTKKGFSFQGPADGVHALKSWITPEDDLFLVTHMGFLEIDPEHWHLDVDGLVGNPTRLHLSDLRAMPQREYMSFHECAGSPLAPTVAKRRIGNVVWKGVPLSLVLERAKISSHASYIWTSGLEWGEYADVEEAYQKDLPIAKALAEEVILALEINGRPLTPERGGPVRLVVPGWYGTNSVKWVGSITAADRRASGAYTTRFYNDPTASGTKPVWGVAPESVIVSPSPNDLLSADMPTKIWGWAWGNRQISSVEVSVDGGGSWRTASVGPREGRSWQRFELTWSPEPGPHVLLCRCKNELGEEQPVSDARNAVHSVQVQVDF; from the coding sequence ATGGCGCGGACGGGTATGCACATGACCAAGAAGGGGTTCTCCTTCCAGGGCCCTGCCGACGGCGTTCATGCCCTTAAATCGTGGATCACCCCTGAAGATGATCTTTTTCTGGTCACGCATATGGGGTTCCTGGAGATCGACCCCGAGCATTGGCATTTGGATGTCGATGGCCTCGTGGGTAACCCGACGAGATTGCATCTGTCTGACCTTCGAGCAATGCCACAGCGCGAGTACATGTCGTTTCACGAATGCGCTGGAAGTCCGCTTGCTCCGACAGTGGCTAAACGCAGAATCGGAAATGTAGTTTGGAAAGGTGTGCCACTGTCGCTTGTTCTGGAACGCGCAAAGATCAGCAGCCATGCGTCTTACATCTGGACTTCCGGCCTCGAGTGGGGCGAATACGCAGATGTTGAAGAAGCCTATCAAAAAGACCTGCCGATAGCCAAAGCACTTGCAGAAGAAGTTATCCTCGCGCTTGAGATCAACGGTCGGCCACTCACTCCAGAGCGCGGAGGACCGGTTCGATTGGTCGTGCCAGGTTGGTATGGCACAAACTCCGTAAAATGGGTTGGTTCGATCACGGCTGCGGATCGGCGCGCAAGCGGCGCCTATACGACGCGCTTTTATAATGACCCCACCGCGTCGGGAACGAAGCCGGTTTGGGGCGTGGCCCCGGAGTCCGTTATCGTATCGCCGTCCCCAAATGATCTGCTGTCAGCGGACATGCCAACGAAAATATGGGGCTGGGCTTGGGGAAATCGCCAGATCTCTAGCGTCGAGGTCAGCGTGGACGGTGGAGGCTCATGGCGGACTGCCTCAGTAGGGCCGCGCGAGGGAAGAAGTTGGCAGCGGTTCGAGTTGACTTGGTCGCCGGAGCCAGGCCCCCACGTCCTGTTATGTCGCTGCAAAAACGAGCTTGGGGAAGAACAGCCGGTATCTGATGCGAGAAACGCGGTGCACTCGGTTCAAGTTCAAGTTGATTTCTAG
- the istB gene encoding IS21-like element helper ATPase IstB, producing the protein MLAHPTLDRLNAMGLAGMAKAFGELVANGEAEHLSHAEWLGLLLEREWSSRYDRKLAARLRFAKLRHQATPEDVDYRAERGLDRALFMKLLGGDWIGAHDNLAICGPSGVGKSWLACALGHKACRDDRSVLYQRVPRLFAQLALARGDGRYARLQRTLGHVQLLILDDWGLEPLNEQARHDLLEILEDRYGRRSTIITSQLPVSAWHGVIGDPTYADAILDRLVHNAHRIELSGESLRRNLPRKA; encoded by the coding sequence ATGCTTGCTCATCCAACACTTGATAGACTGAACGCCATGGGCCTGGCCGGCATGGCCAAGGCCTTCGGCGAACTCGTCGCCAACGGCGAGGCCGAACACCTCTCTCATGCTGAATGGCTCGGACTGCTGCTCGAACGGGAATGGAGTTCCCGTTACGACCGCAAGCTCGCGGCGCGCCTCAGATTCGCCAAGCTTCGTCATCAAGCCACCCCGGAAGATGTCGATTATCGCGCTGAACGCGGCCTCGACCGTGCGCTCTTCATGAAGCTGCTCGGTGGCGACTGGATCGGTGCCCACGACAATCTCGCTATCTGCGGTCCCTCAGGTGTCGGAAAGAGCTGGTTGGCTTGTGCCCTTGGCCACAAGGCCTGCCGTGACGACCGTTCCGTTCTCTATCAGCGTGTCCCACGACTCTTTGCCCAGCTCGCGCTCGCGCGCGGCGACGGCAGATACGCTCGCCTGCAACGCACCTTGGGTCATGTTCAGCTGCTGATCCTGGACGATTGGGGCCTTGAGCCGCTCAACGAACAGGCCCGTCACGATCTGCTTGAAATCCTCGAGGACCGCTACGGCCGTCGATCGACGATCATCACCAGCCAACTCCCCGTATCAGCCTGGCACGGTGTCATCGGTGATCCCACCTATGCCGACGCCATCCTGGATCGCCTCGTCCACAATGCCCACCGCATCGAACTCAGTGGAGAAAGCCTACGCCGAAATCTGCCGCGCAAAGCTTGA
- a CDS encoding RidA family protein: MSRRTVNASNAAAVGPYSHATWAGDLLFCSGQTPLDPGTGKLVDGNVADQTRQCFDNLFQVLEAAGLGSDDVVSVNVYLTDMGDFGQMNEIYATRFSSPYPARTTIGCASLPLGARIEIGLTAKRLS; the protein is encoded by the coding sequence ATGTCCAGACGAACTGTGAATGCTTCAAACGCTGCGGCAGTGGGGCCGTATTCGCACGCGACATGGGCCGGCGATCTTCTGTTCTGCTCCGGCCAGACACCGCTAGACCCCGGCACCGGCAAACTTGTCGACGGAAATGTAGCCGACCAGACACGCCAGTGTTTCGATAATCTGTTTCAAGTCCTTGAGGCAGCGGGCCTGGGGTCGGATGATGTCGTATCCGTCAATGTCTATCTCACCGACATGGGTGACTTTGGCCAGATGAATGAGATTTACGCGACGCGTTTTTCATCGCCCTACCCGGCCCGCACCACAATCGGCTGCGCCAGCTTGCCGCTTGGTGCACGCATTGAAATCGGTCTAACAGCAAAGCGGCTATCTTGA